One window from the genome of Candidatus Beckwithbacteria bacterium encodes:
- a CDS encoding LytR C-terminal domain-containing protein, producing MKQFKKPRQQKVVWKKYLTFFLIFTSILVGGAVGIKEVKASLWDGQTNFAWVEQDKDIKVILLIPQQKKEVAFAISAEALAKVGFGFGEYRLGKVFDLGELEKKGGKLLARTAQDLLGIGVTGWQIGGKSNLSHWDRLRIAWFRTWQEKGRVRKIDWQQSSDDLIHQAVFDEKIAAEGLTVAVLNATDTEGVGNALSRQIDNLGFEVTLIGNKDNEKQSYFLINERFKNKQALLSLRKWLNINLVKYGDVDEYRSDIVVVVGEDYTTL from the coding sequence ATGAAACAGTTTAAAAAACCAAGACAACAAAAAGTTGTTTGGAAAAAATATTTGACATTTTTTTTAATTTTTACTTCGATTTTAGTTGGTGGGGCTGTGGGTATTAAAGAAGTCAAAGCCAGTCTTTGGGACGGACAAACTAATTTTGCTTGGGTGGAACAAGATAAAGATATCAAGGTGATTTTACTGATTCCCCAGCAGAAAAAAGAAGTTGCTTTTGCTATTTCGGCAGAGGCTTTGGCAAAAGTCGGTTTCGGTTTCGGCGAGTATCGGTTGGGGAAAGTTTTTGACCTAGGAGAATTGGAAAAAAAAGGCGGAAAATTACTGGCAAGAACAGCTCAAGACCTCTTGGGTATCGGCGTGACTGGTTGGCAGATAGGAGGGAAGAGCAATTTAAGCCATTGGGACCGGTTAAGAATTGCCTGGTTTAGAACTTGGCAGGAAAAAGGCCGAGTGAGAAAAATTGATTGGCAACAAAGCAGTGATGACTTAATCCATCAGGCAGTCTTTGATGAAAAGATTGCGGCGGAAGGACTAACCGTGGCGGTTCTCAACGCGACTGATACCGAAGGAGTAGGTAATGCTCTCAGCCGGCAAATTGACAATTTGGGGTTTGAGGTGACTTTAATCGGTAATAAAGACAACGAAAAACAAAGCTATTTTTTAATTAATGAGCGTTTTAAAAATAAACAGGCTTTACTGAGTTTAAGAAAATGGCTGAATATTAATTTAGTTAAATATGGTGATGTGGATGAGTATAGGTCTGATATAGTAGTGGTAGTTGGCGAGGACTATACTACTCTATAA